Proteins encoded in a region of the Agromyces protaetiae genome:
- the hutU gene encoding urocanate hydratase produces MTTGAPRTVRAARGSTLTAKSWQTEAPLRMLMNNLDPEVAERPEDLVVYGGTGKAARSWPAFDAMVRELETLEADETLLVQSGKPVGVFRTHEWAPRVLIANSNLVGDWATWPEFRRLEALGLTMYGQMTAGSWIYIGTQGILQGTYETFGAVARSLATKRGATDVSGATLAGTLTLTAGCGGMGGAQPLAVTMQGGAALIVDVDESRLRRRVEHGYLNEVAPDLDDAIARVVAAKRDGAARSVGVVGNAALVFGELLIRHRAGDLQVDIVTDQTSAHDPLSYLPVGVALADWQAEASRDPDGFTARARGSMAKQVAAMVGFQDAGAEVFDYGNSIRTEAALGGFDRAFEFPGFVPAYIRPLFAEGKGPFRWVALSGDPADIAATDRAIVELFPEDAHLRRWISQASEQVHFEGLPARICWLGYQERHLAGLRFNEMVASGELSAPIVIGRDHLDAGSVASPYRETEAMADGSDAIADWPLLNALLNTASGATWVSIHHGGGVGIGRSIHAGQVVVADGTDLAAQKIARVLVNDPGTGVMRHVDAGYDRAVEVARERGLRVPMRDA; encoded by the coding sequence ATGACCACCGGAGCACCCCGAACCGTCCGCGCTGCGCGCGGCAGCACGCTCACCGCGAAGAGCTGGCAGACCGAGGCGCCACTGCGGATGCTCATGAACAACCTGGACCCCGAGGTCGCCGAGCGGCCCGAAGACCTCGTCGTGTACGGCGGCACCGGCAAGGCCGCGCGCAGCTGGCCGGCGTTCGACGCCATGGTCCGTGAGCTCGAGACGCTCGAGGCCGACGAGACGCTGCTCGTGCAGTCGGGCAAGCCCGTCGGCGTGTTCCGTACGCACGAGTGGGCGCCGCGCGTGCTCATCGCGAACTCGAACCTCGTGGGCGACTGGGCGACGTGGCCCGAGTTCCGACGACTCGAGGCGTTGGGCCTCACGATGTACGGGCAGATGACGGCCGGCTCGTGGATCTACATCGGCACGCAGGGCATCCTGCAGGGCACCTACGAGACGTTCGGCGCCGTCGCGCGCTCGCTCGCGACGAAGCGCGGGGCGACGGATGTCTCGGGCGCGACCCTCGCCGGAACACTGACGCTGACCGCGGGCTGCGGCGGCATGGGCGGCGCCCAGCCGCTCGCGGTGACGATGCAGGGCGGCGCGGCGCTCATCGTCGACGTCGACGAGTCGCGCCTCCGCCGGCGGGTGGAGCACGGCTATCTCAACGAGGTCGCGCCCGACCTCGACGACGCGATCGCCCGGGTCGTCGCCGCCAAGCGCGATGGTGCGGCACGGTCGGTCGGGGTCGTCGGCAACGCCGCGCTCGTCTTCGGCGAGCTGCTGATCCGACACCGGGCCGGCGACCTGCAGGTCGACATCGTGACCGACCAGACGAGCGCGCACGACCCCCTCTCGTACCTGCCGGTCGGGGTCGCCCTCGCCGACTGGCAGGCCGAGGCGTCGCGGGACCCCGACGGGTTCACCGCACGGGCTCGGGGCAGCATGGCCAAGCAGGTCGCGGCGATGGTCGGGTTCCAAGACGCCGGAGCCGAGGTGTTCGATTACGGCAACTCGATCCGCACCGAGGCCGCGCTGGGCGGGTTCGACCGGGCCTTCGAGTTCCCGGGCTTCGTGCCCGCCTACATCCGGCCGCTGTTCGCCGAGGGCAAGGGGCCGTTCCGGTGGGTCGCGCTCTCGGGCGACCCCGCAGACATCGCCGCGACCGACCGCGCGATCGTCGAGCTCTTCCCAGAGGACGCGCACCTCCGGCGCTGGATCTCGCAGGCGAGCGAGCAGGTGCACTTCGAGGGACTGCCCGCGCGGATCTGCTGGCTCGGCTATCAGGAACGGCACCTCGCCGGACTGAGGTTCAATGAGATGGTCGCGTCGGGCGAGCTGAGCGCGCCGATCGTGATCGGGCGCGATCACCTCGACGCCGGGTCGGTCGCGAGTCCCTATCGAGAGACCGAGGCCATGGCCGACGGCTCCGACGCGATCGCCGACTGGCCGTTGCTCAACGCGCTGCTGAACACCGCGTCGGGTGCGACGTGGGTGTCGATCCATCACGGCGGGGGCGTCGGCATCGGCCGGTCGATCCACGCCGGGCAGGTCGTCGTCGCCGACGGCACCGACCTCGCGGCCCAGAAGATCGCGAGGGTGCTCGTGAACGACCCGGGAACGGGCGTCATGCGGCATGTCGACGCCGGCTACGACCGGGCGGTCGAGGTCGCGCGCGAGCGCGGCCTCCGCGTACCGATGCGCGATGCGTGA
- a CDS encoding M23 family metallopeptidase produces the protein MLSAGFAALVLAFGAAAPAQAAEVPPTTPPATAAPTSEPTPTTPAPSSEPTDPPTPSDPPPTPTDPPPTDPPPTDPPPTDPPPTDPPPTDPPPTTPPPTTPPPTTPPTGTPSPAPAPAAPAPAPVRAPVLIGNGPVLRIASSPDPGLAGLLTARTALDQSSLALRSAEAALASAKADRAAARTTALQLDGVAADAREKADEAGRAYLTADRSGDAANASMAAAYGAGQDLLAGLSGMARMAELEGEADELLDLAERLDAKAEAAEERALSAWADVDAVPVEERQQDVRATEATVTQARAELSGLQTRVAASSVELIDSLPSDSGQLSEQGWSLPVSGRTSDEFGPRPEKPVPGVNEFHRGTDIAASCGAPVFAATGGIVLEARVNGSYGNWILLDHGLGVSTGYAHLKDGGVLVSPGQRVEAGQLIGAVGSTGASTGCHLHFEVRLGGVAVDAKPFLAARGIALG, from the coding sequence GTGCTCTCGGCCGGGTTCGCCGCACTCGTGCTCGCTTTCGGCGCAGCGGCACCCGCGCAGGCCGCCGAGGTGCCGCCCACGACGCCGCCCGCGACGGCCGCCCCCACCTCGGAGCCGACGCCCACCACGCCGGCGCCGTCGTCCGAGCCGACCGATCCGCCCACGCCGAGCGACCCGCCGCCAACTCCGACGGACCCACCGCCGACCGATCCGCCACCCACGGACCCGCCCCCGACCGACCCTCCGCCGACCGATCCGCCGCCGACGGATCCACCACCGACGACCCCGCCACCGACCACGCCGCCGCCGACGACCCCGCCGACCGGCACCCCGTCGCCCGCGCCGGCGCCAGCGGCGCCCGCGCCGGCTCCCGTCCGAGCGCCGGTGCTCATCGGCAACGGCCCCGTCCTGCGCATCGCGTCGAGCCCCGACCCGGGACTGGCCGGTCTCTTGACCGCTCGGACCGCCCTCGACCAGTCCTCGCTCGCGCTCCGGAGCGCCGAGGCCGCCCTCGCCTCGGCGAAGGCCGATCGCGCCGCGGCCCGCACCACGGCGCTCCAGCTCGATGGCGTGGCCGCCGACGCTCGCGAGAAGGCCGACGAGGCCGGGCGGGCGTACCTGACGGCGGACCGCAGCGGTGATGCCGCGAATGCGTCGATGGCCGCGGCCTACGGCGCCGGGCAAGACCTGCTCGCCGGGCTCAGCGGCATGGCGCGCATGGCCGAGCTCGAGGGTGAGGCCGACGAGCTGCTCGACCTCGCCGAGCGACTCGACGCGAAGGCCGAGGCCGCCGAGGAGCGCGCGCTCTCCGCCTGGGCCGACGTCGACGCCGTCCCGGTCGAAGAGCGTCAACAGGACGTCCGGGCCACCGAGGCGACCGTCACGCAGGCGCGCGCCGAGTTGTCGGGACTGCAGACCCGCGTCGCCGCGTCGAGCGTGGAGCTCATCGACTCGCTGCCATCCGATTCGGGGCAGCTGAGCGAGCAGGGCTGGTCGCTGCCGGTCAGCGGGCGCACGAGCGATGAGTTCGGCCCGCGGCCCGAGAAGCCGGTTCCCGGTGTGAACGAGTTCCACCGCGGCACCGACATCGCCGCGAGCTGCGGTGCGCCGGTGTTCGCCGCGACCGGCGGCATCGTGCTGGAGGCGCGCGTCAACGGCAGCTACGGCAACTGGATTCTGCTCGACCACGGCCTCGGCGTGTCGACCGGGTACGCCCATCTGAAAGACGGTGGCGTGCTCGTCTCACCGGGCCAGCGCGTCGAGGCCGGGCAGCTGATCGGCGCCGTCGGCTCGACGGGTGCGTCGACCGGGTGCCACCTGCACTTCGAGGTGCGGCTCGGCGGCGTCGCGGTCGATGCCAAACCGTTCCTCGCCGCTCGTGGTATCGCCCTCGGCTGA